In a genomic window of Gossypium arboreum isolate Shixiya-1 chromosome 9, ASM2569848v2, whole genome shotgun sequence:
- the LOC108454677 gene encoding pentatricopeptide repeat-containing protein At5g18950 produces MAKASSLIVNFLRLNPRTGPNPNTQIRNLTIESKETSFIVKEFVENQKPCEEKLNDSVKQSNLDIVKQVCKITRTVPRWEETLVSHFPSFNFSEPWFFRELLRHQDNVFFSLRFFHWLRSEYEFSPDFDSCNMLFDKLVEAKASKAARNFLQQTGFEPKPGSLERYLRCLCENESVEEAVDVFSILSEIGHRPSIETWNLALSACLKVGRNDLMWKLYQDMVESGIGVNIDVGTLGCLVQAFCIDGKASKGYKILQQNLADGLVPDTVAFHKLIAAFCKMKDYGRVSQLLHTMIATDRAPNIYTYQEVINGLCKNRKWLEGFRIFNDLKDRGYSPDRVMYTTIIHGLCKIGDIREARKLWFEMINKGMVPNEYTYNALLYGLYKVHNLKEAETLYKEMLEKGYGEMTVSYNTMIAGLCSHGKTDEAYRLFEEMPRKGVVRDLITFNNLIRGFCMEGKVVESLNLLHELLAQGLQPSASSYTPIIKCLCQAGHIEEAESLLNDMQSQGLEPKDCTRNHLIFGLCKQGHVAEGMERFKKMLENQLKPQKKTFEKLVQSLSESDRLDDSLLVLDFMFRLGYALKTSICHSIVTKFCQRNTHLVESCLSEVLETN; encoded by the coding sequence ATGGCTAAAGCTTCATCACTTATCGTAAATTTCCTTAGGCTAAACCCTAGAACTGGTCCAAACCCTAATACCCAAATCAGAAATCTCACTATAGAATCCAAAGAAACTAGTTTTATCGTTAAGGAATTTGTAGAGAATCAAAAACCATGTGAAGAAAAGTTGAATGATTCTGTAAAGCAATCTAATTTAGACATTGTCAAACAAGTTTGCAAGATTACTAGAACAGTTCCTAGATGGGAGGAAACACTGGTTTCACATTTCCCCTCTTTTAATTTTTCGGAACCCTGGTTTTTCCGAGAGCTTTTGAGACATCAAGATAATGTGTTTTTCTCTCTGCGTTTCTTTCATTGGCTGCGGTCTGAATACGAATTTTCGCCAGACTTTGATTCGTGTAATATGCTCTTTGATAAGCTTGTGGAGGCTAAGGCTTCCAAAGCAGCAAGAAATTTTCTCCAACAGACCGGTTTTGAGCCCAAGCCAGGTTCTTTAGAGCGTTACTTAAGATGCCTTTGTGAAAATGAATCGGTTGAAGAAGCTGTTGATGTGTTCTCAATCTTGAGTGAGATCGGTCATCGTCCATCAATAGAGACCTGGAATTTAGCATTATCGGCTTGTCTTAAGGTTGGTAGGAATGATCTTATGTGGAAATTGTATCAGGATATGGTAGAATCCGGTATAGGGGTCAATATTGATGTTGGGACCCTTGGGTGTTTGGTTCAAGCCTTTTGTATCGATGGGAAAGCTTCAAAAGGTTACAAAATTCTTCAGCAAAATTTGGCTGATGGGTTGGTGCCGGATACGGTTGCTTTTCACAAATTGATTGCGGCTTTCTGTAAGATGAAGGATTATGGTAGAGTATCTCAACTTCTTCACACAATGATTGCTACAGATCGTGCTCCCAATATCTATACATATCAGGAAGTCATCAATGGGCTTTGTAAGAACAGAAAGTGGTTGGAAGGTTTCCGGATTTTCAACGATCTCAAGGATAGAGGGTATTCTCCGGATAGGGTCATGTATACAACAATAATTCATGGGCTATGTAAGATTGGGGACATCAGGGAAGCCAGAAAGCTTTGGTTTGAGATGATTAACAAGGGAATGGTTCCAAATGAATACACTTATAATGCACTGCTTTATGGTCTTTATAAGGTCCATAACCTCAAAGAGGCTGAGACTCTATATAAGGAGATGCTCGAAAAAGGTTATGGTGAAATGACAGTAAGTTACAATACCATGATAGCAGGGTTATGTTCACATGGGAAGACGGATGAAGCTTATCGTTTATTTGAAGAAATGCCTCGAAAGGGCGTTGTTCGTGATTTGATCACGTTCAACAATCTGATCCGGGGCTTTTGCATGGAAGGAAAAGTCGTTGAGAGTCTAAATCTGCTTCATGAACTCTTAGCACAGGGTTTACAGCCATCTGCTTCATCATATACCCCTATTATAAAATGCCTATGTCAAGCCGGTCATATCGAAGAAGCTGAAAGTTTGTTAAATGACATGCAGAGTCAAGGTCTAGAACCGAAAGATTGTACTCGCAATCACTTAATTTTTGGATTATGCAAGCAAGGACATGTTGCAGAAGGAATGGAACGGTTCAAAAAGATGCTGGAGAATCAACTCAAACCGCAAAAGAAGACTTTCGAGAAACTGGTTCAATCTCTCTCGGAAAGTGATAGGTTGGATGATTCTTTACTTGTTCTAGATTTTATGTTTAGATTAGGTTATGCACTTAAAACAAGCATATGCCATTCTATTGTTACCAAGTTTTGCCAAAGGAATACTCATCTGGTTGAATCATGTTTAAGTGAGGTCCTAGAAACAAATTAA
- the LOC108454152 gene encoding BI1-like protein yields MFGYDRVNHSSANKADEIDLESGETLYPGLSYGENQLRWGFIRKVYGILAAQLVLTTVVSAFVVLSAPVNELLRGNSGLLLFLCLIPFVLLWPLHVYHQKHPVNLVILGLFTVSLSLTVGVSCANTDGRIVLEALILTAAVVASLTGYTFWASKKGKDFSYLGPILFTSLIILILTGLIQMFFPLGPTSTAVYGGISALIFCGYIVYDTDNLIKRFTYDDYILASATLYLDILNLFISILRVLRSGDN; encoded by the exons atgtttggATACGATCGCGTAAACCACTCGAGTGCCAACAAGGCGGATGAGATAGATttagaatcaggggagactttgtACCCGGGACTCAGCTACGGCGAGAACCAACTCCGGTGGGGTTTTATCCGCAAGGTGTACGGCATCTTGGCGGCGCAGCTGGTTCTAACCACCGTGGTCTCCGCCTTCGTGGTTCTTTCTGCTCCGGTCAACGAGCTCCTTCGTGGAAATTCTggcctcttgctcttcctctgtttAATCCCCTTCGTCT TGTTATGGCCCTTGCACGTCTATCACCAAAAGCACCCTGTGAACTTGGTTATCCTCGGCCTCTTCACCGTGTCATTGAGTCTCACAGTTGGTGTGAGCTGTGCAAATACTGATG GAAGAATCGTGCTTGAAGCGCTAATTTTGACAGCTGCTGTGGTTGCATCTCTTACTGGCTACACTTTCTGGGCATCGAAGAAGGGCAAGGACTTCAGCTATCTCGGACCGATTTTGTTCACCAGCCTTATTATCCTCATCTTAACTGGTCTAATCCAG ATGTTCTTCCCGCTCGGCCCAACATCTACTGCTGTATATGGTGGAATTAGTGCGTTGATTTTCTGTGGGTACATAGTATATGACACCGACAACCTGATCAAACGCTTCACATATGATGATTACATATTGGCCTCCGCCACTCTTTATTTGGACATCCTGAATTTGTTCATTTCCATTTTACGGGTTCTGAGATCCGGGGATAACTAG